GACCAGCCGGCTGACCAGCGAGGTCAGCGTGCTCTTCCCCGACGCCGTGGCGCCGACGAGCGCGACCGTGCGGCCGGGCTCGACGGTGAAGCTGAGGTCGTCCAGCAGGCGTCGCCCGGGTTCGTAGGCGTAGGTCAGCCCGTCGATCTCCAGGCGCGCGCCGGCGACGTCGGTGCCCGCGAGCGAGGAGGCGCCGTACGTCATCTCACCGGTGGCGTCCAGGACGCTGGTGACCCGACGGAAGCCCACGACGCTGCGCGGGAACTCGCCGAGCAGCCAGCCGATCGAGCGGATGGGGAAGGAGACGATCGTGAGCAGGTAGGCGACCTGCACGACGTTGCCCGGGTCGGTGGCACCGGTCTGGACGCGCGCGACGCCGACCGCCAGGACGACGAGGACGCCGAGGTTCGGCAGCGCCGCCAGGGCCGGGTCGAACATCGCCCGGATGCGTCCGGCACGCACCAGCACACCGCGCAGCTCCTGCGCCTTGGCCGAGAAGCGCTCGGTCTCCTCGCCCTCGCGGCCCAGGGTCTTGACCACCATGGCGCCGTCGAAGGACTCGTGGGCGACCTCGGAGAGCTCGGCCCGCAGCTGCTGGGCGCGCGTCATCAGCGGCGAGCTGAGCCGCTGGAAGACGATGTTCGCGGCGATCACGCAGGGGAAGACGAGCAGGCCGACCACGGCCAGCACCAGGTCGGCCACGAGCATCTGGCCGACCGCGATCACCATCATCGCGACGGTGCCCACCGCCATCGGCAGCGGCGCCACCGGTCCCCAGGCGGCCTCGACGTCCGAGTTGGCGTTGGAGAGCAGCTGGCCGGTCGGGTGGCGCTGGTGCCACTCCATGGGCAGGGCGAGGTACTGCCGGGTCACGGCGCGACGGGTGTGGGCCTGCATGCGGTACTGCATGATCCCGGCGCCCAGCCGGCGCGCGACGATGCCCACCGCCCGCAGGATGGCCACTCCGAGGAAGAGCCCGAAGACGGCCCAGAGCAGGCCGGAGCCGATCTCACCGGTCTCGAAGGCCGGCAGCAGGACGTGCTCGGTCGACCAGCCCAGCACCCACGCGTCGGCGACCGTCAGGGCGCCGAAGAGGATGCTGCCCAGGGTCGAGACCGCGAAGACCCACGGCTCGCGCTTGATCGCCACCCACAGCACCGCGAAGCCGTCGCGGGTGGTGGTGGCGCGGCTGCGCGACGGGGTCGCGGGCGGTGCGGCGGGGCGCTGTCCCGGCTCGTCGTCCACGACCTCGTCCACGACCTGGCTCACCGCTGCCTGCCCTCTCCTGCACGTCCCTCCGACCGCAGGCAAACCCTGCGGCGGCCGCGGCTATTCCCGCTCGTCACGAACCTCCCACACTCCTCCTAAGGTGGCCTCATGGACGCCACCGGCCCCGCCGCTCCCGCCGCCCGCTCGGTGCTGCGCGGAGCCCGTCTGCTCGACCCCGGCACCCCGGGCCGGGGCGAGGCAGGCCCCACCGCCCTGGCCGTCGAGGCCGGCCGCGTGGTCGCGTGGGGCAGCGAGGACGACGCCGCGGGATGGATCGGCACCGGCACGGACGCGCCCGAGGTCGTCGACCTCCGCGGCGCACTGGTCACCCCGGCCTTCGTGGACAGCCACGTGCACACCGTGCGGACCGGCTTCGCGCTGACGGGCCTCGACCTGTCCGCAGCCACGTACGCCGCCGCGTCGGGGCTCGACGACGTGCTCGCCGCGGTGGCCTCGCACGCGGCGCGCCACCCGGACGACGCGGTGCTGGTCGGGCAGGGCTGGGACGAGACCCCGTGGCGCGCCGGCCGCCCGCCGACCGGGGACGAGCTGGAGCGGGCCGCGCCCGGGCGACGTACCTATCTCACCCGGGTCGACGGGCACTCCTCGGTCGTCTCCCCGGCCCTCGCCTCGCTGGTGCCCGGGCTGGTGGACCTCCAGGGCTGGTCCCCCGACGGCCGGGTCGAGCGCGATGCCCACCACGCGGTGCGGCACACGCTGGAGAACCTCATCGGGGACACCGAGCGGCTCGGTGCCGCCCGCGCCGCGTGCCGGGCGATGGCGGCCGTGGGGATCGCCGGCTTCCACGAGAACGCCGCGCCGCACATCGGGCCCGAGTCCGAGATCGCCCTGGTGCGTCGGGCCGCGGACGAGGTCGGTCTGGCCGCCACCGTCTACTGGGGCGAGCTGATGGCCGTCGAGACCGCGGCGCGGCTCGAGGTGGCCGGCCTCGCCGGCGACCTGGTGGCCGATGGTGCCTTCGGCTCCCGCACGGCGGCCCTGGGAGCGCCGTACGCCGACAGTCCCGGCTGCGGGCACGCCTACGTCAGCGCCGAGCAGGTGCGCGAGCACGTGGTGGTCTGCACCCGCGCCGGCATCCAGGCCGGCTTCCACTGCATCGGCGATGCCGCCCTCGACGCCGTCGGCGAGGGCTTCGCCGGCGCGGCCGCCGATCTCGGCGACGAGGCCGTGCGGGCCGCGCGACACCGTCTCGAGCACGTCGAGATGCCCTCCCGCGCGACCATCGAGGTGCTGGGCCGACTCGGCGTCACCGCCAGCGTGCAGCCGCTGTTCGACGGTCTGTGGGGCGGGCCCTCCGGCATGTACGCCGCACGGCTGGGCCGACGCTGGCGCGAGACCAACCCGTGGCACGACCTCGCAGCGGCGGGAGTCCCCCTGGCGCTCGGCTCGGACTCGCCCGTCACGCCGCTCGGCCCGTGGGCGGCGGTGCGCGCGGCGGTGCACCACCACGTGTCTCATCAGGGACTGAGCCCGCGCGTGGCACTGGCCGCGCACACCCACGGCGGGTGGGCAGCGGCGCGTCAGGGCCGGCGCGGCCGGCTCGCGCCCGGCTGGGTGGCCGACCTCGCCGTCTGGGAGACCCCGGCCGGCCTGGACGCCGACGGGATCCCGGTGCTCGATCCCGGCGCCGCCCTCCCCCGGCTGCTGCGCACGGTGGTCGCGGGCCGCACCGTCCACCAGACGGCGTGAGGACCGGGCGGCACTGCTACCAGCGCCCGGGCTCCAGGGTGGCGCGGTCACCGGGCGGAAGTGCGTTGTAGAGCCGCATCGAGCCACGGGGCGCGCCGTCCGCCTGGTCCGAGGAGTAGAACGACAGGACCGTCACCGACGCCGGCGACAGCTCCATGCGGTAGACCGCGTCCAGCGGGGCGTCCAGGGCGTGGGCGACGAGGGTCTTGATGGGCGTGACGTGGCTGACCACGACCACGGTGCGACCCGCGTGCTCGCTCAGCACCCGGTCGAGCCCTGCCAGCACCCGCTTCTGCACGGTGCGGAACGACTCGCCGCCCGGAGGCGCGGTGTCCATCGACGCCAGCCACGCGTCCAGACCCGCCCGGTCGCGCTCGGCGACCTCGGTGAAGGTCAGCCCGTCCCACTCGCCGAACTCCATCTCCGCGAACCCGGCCTCGATCGCCACGGGACGCTCCAGCCGGGCCGCGACCACCTCGGCGGTCTCGCGGGTGCGGCGCACGGGCGAGGAGACGACGGCGTCGACGCGCTCACCCAGGCCGGCCAGCCAGTCGGCGGTGTCGCGGGCCTGCGCCAGCCCCTCCTCGCTGAGGGCCGGGTCGTCGCCGCCGAGCCCGCCCGAGAACCGCTTGGCGGCGGTGTGCCGGGTGACCCCGTGGCGCACGAGCACCAGCGTGGTCGGGGCGGCCGAGGGGCCGGTCCAGCCGCGGTGCCCCGCCTGGTCGCGGGGCGCGTCGCCGCGGGTGGCCCCGGGCGACTCGATCTCCTCGATCAGCGACTCCTCGTCGGGGGTCCGGTCGGTGCGCTCCTCGGGAGGCAGCGGTGCGGCGCCGGCGACGACCACGCCCTCGCGCACCCCGTCGAGCGCCTCGTTGGCGAGCCGGTCGGCGTGCGCGTTGCGGGCGCGCGGCATCCAGGTGTACGTCGTGCCCTGCGGAGCCACCTCGCCGGCCTCGGCCGCCAGGGCCTGCATGTCCGGGTGCTTGATCCGCCAGCGTCCCGACATCTGCTCGACCACGAGCTTGGAGTCCATCCGGACCTCGACCCACGCGCCGGGGGCGTGGTCGACGGCCAGGCGCAGCCCGGCCACCAGCCCGGAGTACTCCGCCACGTTGTTGCTGGCGACCCCGATGGTGCGGGCGTCCTCGGCGATCACCTCGTCGGTCGCGGCGTCCTTGAGCACGGCGCCGTACGCCGCCGGGCCGGGGTTGCCGCGCGAGCCGCCGTCGGCCTCGACGACGACGCGCCGCGTCACAGGCCCGACTCTGCGGTGCGCACGAGGATGCGGCTGCACTCCTCACAGCGGACGACGAGGTCGGCGGGCGCCACCCGGATGACCGCGAGCTCCGCGTTGTCGATGCCGAGCTGGCAGCCGGTGCAGCGCCGCTGGTGCAGCTTCGCCGCACCCACCCCGCCCTTGGCGGCGCGCAGCTTCTCGTAGAGGGCGAGCAGGTCCTCGGGCAGACCCTCGATAGCGGGCTCGCGCTGGGCCTCGACCTCGGCGAGCTCGACGTCGATCTTGGCGACCTTCTCGTCGCGCGCGGCGAGGAGCTCTCCGAGCTCGGCGTCGGTCTGCTCGATGATCTTGGCGAGGGAGTCCAAGGTCGACTGGACCTCCTCGAGGCGCTCCATGACCTCGAGCTCGTCGTCCTCGAGGCTGGTGATCCGCCGCTCGAGGGACTCCAGCTCGTGGCCGAGGCGCTCCAGGTCCTTGGGGTTGCCGACCTGGCCGGTGTCCATGCGGTGCCGGTCGCGGGCGCGGCGGGCCTTGACCTGCTCGACGTCAGCGTCGACCTTCTTCTGCTCCGCGCTCAGGTCGTCGGCGACGATGCGCGCGTCGCGGGCCTGGTCCTCGAGGTCGGTGCGGGTGGCCTGCAGCTCCTCGATCTGGGCGATCTCGGGCAGGCTGCGGCGCTGGTGGCGCAGCTGGTCGGCCCGGGAGTCGAGCTCCTGGACGTCGAGCAGGGTGACCTGGGCGGTCGCGTCGGCTTTCAGTGGTCTCTCCTGGCATCTGGGTGCGGCACGTCGCCGCCGGTTCGGAAGGTCCACGGATCGGTGCAACGGGTGCTCACGCGGGCCTCCACCGTAGCGCCCCGGTCGGTGACCAGCGCGGCCCGGAGTCGCGCTTCGAGCGCAGGCAGCCAGGTCCACTCCGCCGCCCAGTGCGCCACGTCCACCAGCGCCGGCCCTCCGTGCTCCAGGAACTCCGACGCGGGGTGGTGGCGCAGGTCGCTGGTGAGGTAGACGTCCGCGTCGCCCTGCAGCACGGTGTCGAGCAGGAAGTCGCCGGCGCCGCCGCACACCGCGACCCGGCGCACCTCCCGGTCCGGGTCGCCCGCGACCCGCACCCCGTGGGCGGTCGGGGGCAGCACCTCGGCGACCCGGGCGGCGAGGTCCGCGAGGGTCGTGACGCCTCCAGCCACGACACCGGTCCGGCCGGTCCCCGTCATGGAGATCCCCGGGTCGGCGACCTGGACGACGTCGTACGCCGGCTCCTCGTACGGGTGCACCGCCAGCATCGCGCGCACCACGTCCGCGCGCCGCGAGGCCGGGAGCACCACCTCGATCCGCGCCTCGTCGACCCGCTCGTGCTCCCCGACCGTGCCGATGGCCGGGGAGGCGCCCCGCATCGGGCGGAAGCGTCCGTGCCCCTCCACGGTGAAGGAGGCCGCCTCGTAGTCGCCGAGACGGCCGGCTCCCGCGTCGGCGAGCGCGGCGCGCACCCGGTCGGCGTCCTCGACCGGCACCAGCACCGTGAGCTTGTCCAGCGGCGGCCGCTCGGCCGGCACGATCGGGCGCAGGTCCTCCAGGCCCAGGGCCAGCGCCAGCGACTCCGACACCCCGCCCACGGCCTGGTCGGCGTTGGTGTGGGCGGCCAGCAGGGCGCACCCGGCCCGGGCCAGCGTGTGCAGGGTGCGGCCCTTGGGGGTCTCGGTGGTGAAGCCGTGCACGCCCTTGAGGAACAGCGGGTGGTGCACGATCAGCAGGTCCGCGCCCCACTCCGCGGCCTCCTGCGCCACCGACGGGGTCGGGTCGACGGCCAGGAGGATGCGGCGTACCGGCTGGGCGAGGTCGCCGTGGACGAGCCCGACGCGGTCCCAGGAGTCGGCGGTGCCGGGCGGGTACCACCCGTGCACCAGGTCGACGACGTCCTTCAGCGTGATCTCGGTGTGCGCACTGGTCCCGGTGGTCGCGTCCATGCCGGGAGGCTATCGGCGCCGCCCCCTAGGCTGGCGCCATGCCCGTCGTGAAGATCAACGCCATCTCCGTCCCGCCCCAGGCCGGCCCCGAGCTCGAGAAGCGCTTCGCCGCCCGCGCCGGCGCCGTCGAGGGCTCCCCCGGCTTCCTGGGGTTCCAGCTGCTGCGCCCCACGGCCGGCGAGGACCGCTACTTCGTGGTGACGCACTGGGAGGACGAGGAGTCCTTCGCCGCCTGGCGCGACGGCGGCGCCCAGGCCGCCCACGCCGGCGAGCGGGCCAAGCCCGTCGCCAGCGGCGCGGACCTGCTGGAGTTCGAGGTCGTCCTGGACGTCCGCCCCTCCTGACCCGGCCCGGATCTCCCGCCGACCCGGCCCAGATGTCCCACCCAGTCGGCCCGGATGTCCCGTGCCACCTCGACGGGATGTCTGCGCCGTCTCATAGCGACATTCGAGCCGGGTCGCGGTGACATCTGGGCCGGGTCGCGGGTCAGTTGACCTGGCGACCCTGGTCCTCCCAGTACGGCGCGCGCAGCTTGAACTTCTGCAGCTTGCCGGTGGCGGTGCGGGCCAGCTCGTCGCGGATCTCGATCGAGGTCGGGGCCTTGTAGCCGGCGGCACGCTCCTTGCACCAGGCGATCAGCTCGGCCTCGGTGGCCTCGGCGTCCTTCGAGAGCACCACGAGGGCCTTGATCGTCTCGCCCCACTTCTCGCTGGGCACCCCGATGACCGCGACCTCCTCGACGGCCGGGTGGGAGAAGAGGACGTCCTCGACCTCGATCGAGGAGACGTTCTCGCCGCCGGTGATGATCACGTCCTTCTTCCGGTCGCTGATCGTGAGGTAGCCGTCCTCCCCGATCCAGCCGCCGTCACCGGTGTGGAACCAGCCGTCGGCCAGGCAGCGCTCGGTCTCCCCCGGCTGCTCCCAGTAGCCCTCGAGGCACACGTTGGAGCGCGCCAGCACCTCACCCTCGTTCTCCGGGTCCTCCGAGATCGCGAGGCGGACCCCCAGCGCCGGCGCGCCGGCGCGGGTCAGCCTGGCGGCCCGCGCCTCGGCGTCGAGGTGGTCCCACTCGGCGCGGGTGCGGTTGATGGTCAGCAGCGGCGAGGTCTCGGTGAGCCCGTAGATCTGGATGAACTCCCACCCCAGCTCCTCCTCCACGCGCGCGACGGTCTTCGTCGGCGGCGGTGCGCCGGCCATGATGATCCGCACCCGGTCACGCCCGGGGATCGGGCCCTCCCAGTCCTGGGCCGCCTCGAGCACCGCGGCGGCGACCGCCGGGGCCGCGCACAGGACGGTCACACCGTGCTCCTCGACGCGACGCAGGATCTCGGCACCGTCGATCTTGCGGATCACCACGTGCTGGGCACCGGCCTGGGTGGCGATGAACGGCCAGCCCCACCCGTTGGCGTGGAACATCGGCAGCGTGTGCAGGTAGACGTCGCGGTCGCTGACGCCCGCGTGCATGCCGAAGGTGACGGCGTTGGTCCAGATGTTGCGGTGCGTGATCTGCACGCCCTTGGGTCGCGCGGTGGTCCCGGAGGTGTAGTTGATCGTGGCGGTGGCGTTCTCGTCGGGCTCCCAGGGCTCCGGGACGCTGCCCTCGGGGGCGTAGAGGAGGCTGTCGTCGCCGATGACGAAGCGGTGCTCGGCGGTGACGTCGCGCAGCTCCTCGTCGATCTCGGGGTCGACGATCAGCACCCGCGCACCCGAGTGGTCGACGATGTACTGGACCTCGTCGGGGCGCAGCCGGAAGTTCACCGGCACCAGCACCCGGCCGTAGCCGGCCACGCCGAAGAACGAGGTGAGCAGCCGGGCGCTGTTGTGGCTGACCAC
This Nocardioides dokdonensis FR1436 DNA region includes the following protein-coding sequences:
- a CDS encoding ABC transporter ATP-binding protein, coding for MSQVVDEVVDDEPGQRPAAPPATPSRSRATTTRDGFAVLWVAIKREPWVFAVSTLGSILFGALTVADAWVLGWSTEHVLLPAFETGEIGSGLLWAVFGLFLGVAILRAVGIVARRLGAGIMQYRMQAHTRRAVTRQYLALPMEWHQRHPTGQLLSNANSDVEAAWGPVAPLPMAVGTVAMMVIAVGQMLVADLVLAVVGLLVFPCVIAANIVFQRLSSPLMTRAQQLRAELSEVAHESFDGAMVVKTLGREGEETERFSAKAQELRGVLVRAGRIRAMFDPALAALPNLGVLVVLAVGVARVQTGATDPGNVVQVAYLLTIVSFPIRSIGWLLGEFPRSVVGFRRVTSVLDATGEMTYGASSLAGTDVAGARLEIDGLTYAYEPGRRLLDDLSFTVEPGRTVALVGATASGKSTLTSLVSRLVDPDEGRVVLDGQDLRELAPGELAAAVALVPQTAFLFDDTVRGNITLGLEASDEEIWAVLRAAQADGFVAALPDGLDARLGERGTSLSGGQRQRISLARALVRRPRLLVLDDATSAVDPEVEARILASLRGTGSGADRPSLLVVAYRKATIGLADEVVHLEDGRVADRGTHAELLARSASYAALVNAYEDEPDAVGAVATTGEPS
- a CDS encoding amidohydrolase is translated as MDATGPAAPAARSVLRGARLLDPGTPGRGEAGPTALAVEAGRVVAWGSEDDAAGWIGTGTDAPEVVDLRGALVTPAFVDSHVHTVRTGFALTGLDLSAATYAAASGLDDVLAAVASHAARHPDDAVLVGQGWDETPWRAGRPPTGDELERAAPGRRTYLTRVDGHSSVVSPALASLVPGLVDLQGWSPDGRVERDAHHAVRHTLENLIGDTERLGAARAACRAMAAVGIAGFHENAAPHIGPESEIALVRRAADEVGLAATVYWGELMAVETAARLEVAGLAGDLVADGAFGSRTAALGAPYADSPGCGHAYVSAEQVREHVVVCTRAGIQAGFHCIGDAALDAVGEGFAGAAADLGDEAVRAARHRLEHVEMPSRATIEVLGRLGVTASVQPLFDGLWGGPSGMYAARLGRRWRETNPWHDLAAAGVPLALGSDSPVTPLGPWAAVRAAVHHHVSHQGLSPRVALAAHTHGGWAAARQGRRGRLAPGWVADLAVWETPAGLDADGIPVLDPGAALPRLLRTVVAGRTVHQTA
- a CDS encoding bifunctional RNase H/acid phosphatase; its protein translation is MTRRVVVEADGGSRGNPGPAAYGAVLKDAATDEVIAEDARTIGVASNNVAEYSGLVAGLRLAVDHAPGAWVEVRMDSKLVVEQMSGRWRIKHPDMQALAAEAGEVAPQGTTYTWMPRARNAHADRLANEALDGVREGVVVAGAAPLPPEERTDRTPDEESLIEEIESPGATRGDAPRDQAGHRGWTGPSAAPTTLVLVRHGVTRHTAAKRFSGGLGGDDPALSEEGLAQARDTADWLAGLGERVDAVVSSPVRRTRETAEVVAARLERPVAIEAGFAEMEFGEWDGLTFTEVAERDRAGLDAWLASMDTAPPGGESFRTVQKRVLAGLDRVLSEHAGRTVVVVSHVTPIKTLVAHALDAPLDAVYRMELSPASVTVLSFYSSDQADGAPRGSMRLYNALPPGDRATLEPGRW
- a CDS encoding zinc ribbon domain-containing protein, which produces MDLPNRRRRAAPRCQERPLKADATAQVTLLDVQELDSRADQLRHQRRSLPEIAQIEELQATRTDLEDQARDARIVADDLSAEQKKVDADVEQVKARRARDRHRMDTGQVGNPKDLERLGHELESLERRITSLEDDELEVMERLEEVQSTLDSLAKIIEQTDAELGELLAARDEKVAKIDVELAEVEAQREPAIEGLPEDLLALYEKLRAAKGGVGAAKLHQRRCTGCQLGIDNAELAVIRVAPADLVVRCEECSRILVRTAESGL
- a CDS encoding Nif3-like dinuclear metal center hexameric protein; the protein is MDATTGTSAHTEITLKDVVDLVHGWYPPGTADSWDRVGLVHGDLAQPVRRILLAVDPTPSVAQEAAEWGADLLIVHHPLFLKGVHGFTTETPKGRTLHTLARAGCALLAAHTNADQAVGGVSESLALALGLEDLRPIVPAERPPLDKLTVLVPVEDADRVRAALADAGAGRLGDYEAASFTVEGHGRFRPMRGASPAIGTVGEHERVDEARIEVVLPASRRADVVRAMLAVHPYEEPAYDVVQVADPGISMTGTGRTGVVAGGVTTLADLAARVAEVLPPTAHGVRVAGDPDREVRRVAVCGGAGDFLLDTVLQGDADVYLTSDLRHHPASEFLEHGGPALVDVAHWAAEWTWLPALEARLRAALVTDRGATVEARVSTRCTDPWTFRTGGDVPHPDARRDH
- a CDS encoding antibiotic biosynthesis monooxygenase family protein; protein product: MPVVKINAISVPPQAGPELEKRFAARAGAVEGSPGFLGFQLLRPTAGEDRYFVVTHWEDEESFAAWRDGGAQAAHAGERAKPVASGADLLEFEVVLDVRPS
- a CDS encoding AMP-binding protein, with protein sequence MFVPLSITDFIDRAVQVYGDRIGVVDEPAQPATPLGSKGQLTYREMADLAARQAARLDELGIGVGERVAVVSHNSARLLTSFFGVAGYGRVLVPVNFRLRPDEVQYIVDHSGARVLIVDPEIDEELRDVTAEHRFVIGDDSLLYAPEGSVPEPWEPDENATATINYTSGTTARPKGVQITHRNIWTNAVTFGMHAGVSDRDVYLHTLPMFHANGWGWPFIATQAGAQHVVIRKIDGAEILRRVEEHGVTVLCAAPAVAAAVLEAAQDWEGPIPGRDRVRIIMAGAPPPTKTVARVEEELGWEFIQIYGLTETSPLLTINRTRAEWDHLDAEARAARLTRAGAPALGVRLAISEDPENEGEVLARSNVCLEGYWEQPGETERCLADGWFHTGDGGWIGEDGYLTISDRKKDVIITGGENVSSIEVEDVLFSHPAVEEVAVIGVPSEKWGETIKALVVLSKDAEATEAELIAWCKERAAGYKAPTSIEIRDELARTATGKLQKFKLRAPYWEDQGRQVN